The Petrotoga miotherma DSM 10691 genome contains a region encoding:
- a CDS encoding ABC transporter ATP-binding protein, which translates to MQENKTAINTQEKLLETKKLQKVFIVGGGFARSKLLAVDDVNFHIYKNEIFTLAGESGCGKSTVSKMLLGFLEPTQGEVYYKGKDIVNLKKWEEKKEFMKEVQSVFQNPFETFNPLRKVDRYLYDTAKQYGITKNGNGKRVEEALKAVGLGITEVKGRYPNEFSGGQLQRISVARSLITTPSLLVADEPVSMVDASLRMSIVNLFKDLKDKYNVSVLYITHDLATAYYVSDRIGIMFRGNIIEMGAVEDVLMNPKHPYTQMLKESIPEPDPKKKWTERISIKELETEEYMRKGCKFAGRCPFVMEKCKDNMPPEIQTENR; encoded by the coding sequence ATGCAAGAAAATAAAACGGCAATAAATACACAAGAAAAGTTGTTGGAAACGAAAAAGCTACAAAAGGTATTCATAGTAGGAGGGGGATTTGCAAGAAGCAAATTACTAGCGGTAGACGATGTGAACTTTCACATATACAAAAATGAAATATTCACACTTGCAGGGGAAAGTGGATGTGGGAAATCGACAGTTTCAAAGATGCTGCTAGGATTTCTTGAACCAACACAAGGTGAAGTGTACTACAAAGGCAAAGACATAGTAAACCTAAAAAAATGGGAAGAGAAAAAAGAGTTCATGAAAGAAGTACAATCGGTATTTCAAAACCCTTTTGAAACATTCAATCCGTTGAGGAAGGTAGACAGATACCTATACGACACAGCGAAACAATACGGGATAACAAAGAACGGGAATGGTAAAAGGGTAGAAGAAGCACTAAAGGCGGTAGGATTAGGTATAACGGAAGTAAAAGGAAGGTACCCCAACGAGTTTTCAGGAGGGCAACTACAAAGGATATCGGTAGCCCGATCGCTCATAACGACACCATCGTTGTTGGTAGCGGATGAACCGGTATCGATGGTGGATGCATCGTTGAGGATGTCGATAGTGAACTTATTCAAAGATTTAAAAGACAAGTACAATGTAAGTGTGTTGTACATAACGCATGATTTAGCAACCGCATACTACGTAAGTGACAGGATAGGGATAATGTTCAGAGGAAACATAATAGAGATGGGTGCGGTGGAAGATGTACTGATGAACCCGAAACACCCATACACACAGATGCTGAAAGAATCGATACCTGAACCAGATCCGAAAAAGAAATGGACAGAACGGATAAGTATAAAAGAGTTGGAAACAGAAGAGTACATGAGAAAAGGATGTAAGTTTGCAGGTAGATGCCCGTTTGTTATGGAAAAGTGTAAAGATAATATGCCACCAGAAATACAAACAGAAAATCG
- a CDS encoding ABC transporter ATP-binding protein, producing MEVLKTEKLKSYYIFEMQEEKKEVKAVNDVSIKIQEDEIYGIAGESGCGKSTFLKTICGLAEPPLRIVDGKIYYEVEGKEIDITKMSQEEYRKLRWQFISYIPQGSMSALNPIIRIKESFKDFVTSHKKIKDEEKEFEEPLKKHLTALGLPLRVLKSYPHQLSGGMRQRTTIALATILNPRIIVADEPTTALDVVAQRAVIQLLKDIQKMQKNTIILVTHDMAVHANITDRMGIMYAGMFVEEGKTDEIFENPLHPYTKFLIGSLPKMGDKSYKVSAPGSPPSLANLPQGCPFHPRCPYAMEICKKERPQLVEISDGHKSACFLNSKERVEDARK from the coding sequence TTGGAAGTATTAAAAACAGAAAAACTAAAATCGTATTACATATTTGAAATGCAAGAAGAGAAAAAAGAAGTAAAAGCGGTCAACGATGTAAGTATAAAGATACAAGAAGATGAAATATACGGGATAGCAGGGGAAAGCGGATGTGGGAAAAGCACATTTCTAAAAACGATATGTGGTTTAGCCGAACCGCCACTGAGGATAGTAGATGGAAAGATATACTACGAAGTGGAAGGAAAAGAGATAGACATAACCAAAATGAGTCAAGAAGAATACAGGAAATTAAGATGGCAATTCATATCGTACATACCGCAAGGATCGATGAGTGCGTTGAATCCGATAATAAGGATAAAAGAATCATTCAAAGACTTTGTGACCTCACACAAAAAGATAAAAGATGAAGAAAAAGAATTTGAAGAACCACTGAAGAAACACTTAACCGCCTTGGGATTACCGCTAAGGGTACTAAAATCATACCCACACCAACTATCTGGAGGGATGAGGCAAAGGACGACGATAGCCTTAGCAACGATACTCAATCCAAGGATCATAGTAGCGGACGAACCTACAACGGCGTTGGATGTAGTAGCGCAAAGGGCGGTAATCCAATTACTAAAAGACATACAAAAAATGCAAAAAAACACGATAATACTGGTAACCCACGACATGGCTGTACATGCGAACATAACGGACAGGATGGGGATAATGTACGCAGGGATGTTTGTAGAAGAAGGGAAAACGGATGAGATATTCGAAAACCCGCTACATCCATACACAAAATTTCTAATAGGCTCACTACCAAAGATGGGAGACAAAAGTTACAAGGTCAGTGCACCTGGATCACCCCCCTCATTAGCGAACCTACCACAAGGATGTCCATTCCATCCACGATGTCCATATGCGATGGAAATATGTAAAAAGGAACGTCCACAACTCGTTGAGATAAGTGACGGACACAAATCAGCCTGTTTTTTGAACTCAAAGGAGCGTGTGGAAGATGCAAGAAAATAA
- a CDS encoding ABC transporter permease produces the protein MLEGFKELMKDGRFRFAFIVICILAFMSILSFFSPYDPLRWNMVARDKPPSWPHIFGTTSQGQDLFWQSTFAIRNSLTIALIASGISRVIAIIMGLVSGYKGGKTDKVLMSINDSFVVMPLLPILILIASVIRENLTMVLLGLILSLFGWAWDARVIRSQILSLREREFTYTSILSGTRTFNLVIKEYFPFIIPIIFSTLINNMIWAVGMEVTLSVLGLSNTEIPTIGTMIHWAVNYQAMLLGYWWWILTPVIISIFLFVALYLLSTSLSEYLDPRTRIQRIGKAKE, from the coding sequence ATGTTGGAAGGATTCAAAGAACTAATGAAAGATGGAAGGTTCAGATTTGCGTTCATAGTAATATGTATTTTAGCCTTCATGTCAATACTCTCATTCTTCTCGCCATACGATCCACTAAGGTGGAACATGGTAGCTAGGGACAAACCACCCAGTTGGCCACACATATTCGGAACGACATCGCAAGGGCAAGACCTATTCTGGCAATCTACATTTGCGATAAGGAACTCACTAACAATAGCGTTAATAGCCTCAGGAATATCGAGGGTGATAGCGATAATAATGGGATTAGTATCGGGGTACAAAGGTGGAAAAACCGACAAAGTACTGATGTCGATAAACGACAGTTTTGTAGTAATGCCGCTCTTACCGATTCTGATACTGATAGCATCGGTAATAAGGGAAAACTTAACGATGGTACTATTAGGACTCATACTAAGTCTATTTGGATGGGCGTGGGATGCCCGGGTAATACGATCACAAATACTAAGTCTAAGGGAAAGGGAATTCACATACACATCAATACTATCGGGGACAAGAACGTTCAACCTGGTAATAAAAGAATACTTTCCATTCATAATACCGATAATATTTTCGACGTTGATAAACAACATGATATGGGCGGTAGGGATGGAAGTAACGTTATCGGTATTAGGCTTATCCAACACAGAAATACCAACGATAGGAACGATGATACACTGGGCGGTAAACTACCAAGCGATGCTACTGGGATACTGGTGGTGGATACTAACACCTGTAATAATATCGATCTTCTTGTTCGTAGCCTTGTACCTACTCTCAACAAGTCTAAGTGAATACTTAGACCCAAGAACAAGGATACAAAGAATCGGTAAGGCGAAGGAGTGA